The following proteins come from a genomic window of Malus sylvestris chromosome 4, drMalSylv7.2, whole genome shotgun sequence:
- the LOC126618687 gene encoding uncharacterized protein LOC126618687 isoform X2 produces the protein MADRNLALVKPVWMKQAEEARSKSEAEKAAAAKAAFEATFKDVDKNREKEVVAGSDSESEEAEDLANKPIGPVDPAKCTAAGAGIAGGTACAPSSFMVVTKDSDGRKVPNGGVQIKVKVVPGVGVGGSEQEGMVKDMGDGTYTVTYVVPKRGNYMVSVECSGKPIMGSPFPVFFSAGSSAGGLLGLAPPSTFPNLVNQTMPNMPNYSASVSGAFPGLLGMIPGIVPGASGGAILPGIGASLGEVCRDYLSGRCAKIDCKLNHPPHNLLMTALAATTSMGNVSQVPMAPSAAAMAAAQAIVAAQALQAHAAQVQAQAQSNKDSSGSLDKAGKADVLKKTVQVSNLSPLLTVEQLKELFSYCGTVVECTIADSKHFAYIEYSKPEEATAALQLNNMDVGGRPMNVEMAKSLPQQPAAMNSSMASSSLPMVMQQAVAMQQMQFQQALLMQQTMTAQQAANRAATMKTATELAAARAAEISKKFKADGVEIEEKETKEKSRSPSPSRARSKSRSRSPINYRRRRKSPSYSPPYRYPRDRRSRSPLRSRHYSSYDNERRLYRDIRNDGDRTRRRDSDRSHDHHFSMSRRNRSRSVSPRTRKTRVDSVSPKHRRESSPRRTRAASRSPGHHTGSKSSPRKRSRSKSSEGKHHLSDKKDDTHYEKEKHGERRRSRSVSTEGKGHRRRLSPRSPDEKKSRQRRRSRSKSVEVKYRSNEKSDETRDEKLKRRSRRRSRSKSLEDKHHSDEKTNEIDEKSKYRDRRRSRSKSVEGKHHLKELGEGRDKRSKHCDRRRSRSVSVEPKHDRRRGSSPRSLDDNKVKHRRRSRSKSAEGKHRSNDRAYKSRDEKEKSHRRRRSGSTSVEPKRHRGSMLSPRSTDGKKSKHRRRRSRSESSEGKHPASCGRDENGGDGKKSKHRRRRSRSESSEGKHPASCGRDENGGDKSEYHEDGNEKPSSVVKDSTKKIDDGVVISAEEDLDSKESMRNMRTEDIPHMKKHGFVQDLDSERTSRVSLNVEESKVEVSITENLALGTSGN, from the exons ATGGCTGATCGAAATCTTGCACTTGTTAAGCCAGTATGGATGAAGCAAGCCGAAGAGGCGAGGAGCAAGAGCGAGGCTGAGAAAGCCGCAGCGGCAAAAGCTGCTTTTGAAGCCACATTCAAAGATGTGGATAAGAATCGAGAGAAAGAAGTGGTGGCTGGATCAGATAGTGAATCTGAAGAAGCTGAGGACTTGGCGAACAAGCCCATTGGGCCGGTGGACCCGGCAAAGTGCACTGCAGCCGGGGCTGGGATCGCGGGTGGTACAGCATGTGCGCCGTCTTCGTTTATGGTAGTGACTAAAGACTCTGATGGAAGGAAGGTTCCAAATGGTGGGGTGCAGATTAAGGTGAAAGTTGTGCCTGGTGTGGGAGTTGGGGGATCAGAGCAAGAAGGGATGGTGAAGGATATGGGTGATGGGACGTACACAGTTACTTATGTGGTGCCAAAACGAGGGAATTATATGGTGAGTGTGGAGTGCAGTGGTAAACCCATCATGGGTAGCCCATTCCCAGTGTTCTTCAGTGCAG GTTCTAGTGCTGGAGGACTGCTGGGATTGGCTCCGCCGTCCACATTTCCCAATCTAGTTAACCAAACCATGCCTAACATGCCAAATTATTCAGCTTCTGTTTCAGGGGCATTCCCTGGACTGTTGGGAATGATTCCAGGCATTGTTCCTGGTGCTTCAGGAGGGGCTATATTGCCAGGAATTGGAGCATCTCTTGGGGAAGTTTGTAGAGACTACCTTAGTGGTAGGTGCGCCAAAATTGATTGTAAGCTGAACCACCCGCCTCACAATCTGCTAATGACTGCGTTAGCTGCAACCACCTCTATGGGAAATGTTAGCCAAGTGCCTATGGCACCTTCTGCAGCTGCAATGGCTGCTGCTCAGGCAATTGTTGCTGCCCAGGCTCTTCAAGCCCATGCTGCTCAGGTGCAAGCACAAGCTCAGTCAAACAAAGACTCTTCTG GTTCACTTGACAAAGCTGGGAAGGCTGATGTGCTGAAGAAGACGGTTCAAGTTAGCAATCTTAGCCCACTTCTCACTGTGGAACAGCTGAAAGAACTTTTTAGCTATTGTGGCACTGTTGTAGAATGTACCATCGCTGACTCAAAGCATTTTGCATATATAGAATACTCAAAACCTGAAGAAGCAACTGCTGCTTTGCAATTGAATAATATGGATGTTGGAGGCCGTCCTATGAATGTTGAGATGGCAAAATCACTTCCTCAGCAACCAGCTGCTATGAATTCCTCAATGGCTTCATCATCTCTTCCTATGGTGATGCAGCAAGCTGTTGCCATGCAACAGATGCAATTCCAGCAGGCTTTGCTTATGCAACAAACTATGACCGCCCAACAGGCAGCCAACCGAGCTGCAACCATGAAGACAGCAACAGAGTTAGCTGCTGCCAGAGCAGCAGAAAtaagtaagaaatttaaagctGATGGAGTAGAAATTGAAGAGAAGGAAACAAAAGAGAAATCTAG GTCTCCATCACCATCTCGTGCAAGGTCAAAATCCAGATCCAGATCACCTATAAATTATCGCCGAAGGCGGAAGTCTCCTTCTTACTCTCCTCCATATCGCTATCCAAGAGATCGTAGATCCAGATCCCCTTTGAGATCACGCCACTATTCAAGCTATGATAATGAACGCAGGCTATATAGAGACATTAGGAATGATGGTGACAGAACTAGAAGGCGGGATTCAGATAGATCACATGATCATCATTTTTCTATGTCACGGAGAAATAGGAGTAGGAGTGTTAGTCCTAGAACAAGAAAAACACGAGTTGATTCGGTGTCACCCAAACATCGACGAGAAAGTTCTCCACGTAGAACTCGAGCTGCGTCTAGATCACCTGGTCATCATACAGGAAGTAAGTCTTCTCCAAGAAAACGCTCAAGGTCAAAGTCTTCAGAAGGAAAACATCACTTAAGTGACAAAAAAGATGACACCCactatgaaaaagaaaaacatggaGAAAGAAGGCGATCAAGGTCAGTGTCTACTGAAGGTAAGGGACATAGAAGACGGTTATCACCAAGAAGTCCGGATGAAAAAAAATCCAGACAGAGAAGGCGGTCTAGGTCAAAATCTGTGGAAGTCAAGTACCGCTCTAATGAGAAATCGGACGAAACAagagatgaaaaattaaaacgTCGTAGTAGAAGGCGGTCCAGGTCAAAATCTTTGGAAGATAAGCACCACTCTGATGAGAAAACAAATGAAATAGATGAAAAATCAAAGTATCGTGATAGAAGACGTTCTAGATCAAAATCTGTGGAAGGGAAGCATCACTTGAAGGAGTTGGGCGAAGGTAGGGATAAAAGATCAAAGCATTGTGATAGAAGGCGATCCCGGTCAGTATCTGTGGAGCCTAAGCACGACAGAAGACGTGGGTCATCCCCAAGAAGCTTGGATGACAATAAAGTGAAGCACAGAAGGCGGTCAAGGTCAAAGTCTGCTGAAGGGAAGCATCGCTCCAATGATAGGGCATATAAAAGTAGAgacgaaaaagaaaagagtcATAGGAGAAGACGGTCCGGGTCTACATCTGTGGAACCTAAGCGTCATAGAGGAAGTATGTTATCCCCAAGAAGTACGGATGGAAAGAAATCAAAACACAGAAGAAGGCGCTCTAGGTCAGAATCTTCTGAAGGCAAGCATCCAGCTAGTTGTGGAAGGGATGAGAATGGTGGTGATGGAAAGAAATCAAAACACAGAAGAAGGCGCTCTAGGTCAGAATCTTCTGAAGGCAAGCATCCAGCTAGTTGTGGAAGGGATGAGAATGGTGGTGACAAATCAGAGTATCATGAAGATGGCAATGAGAAACCAAGTTCGGTGGTGAAAGATTCAACAAAGAAAATTGATGATGGGGTGGTTATTTCAGCGGAAGAGGACTTGGACTCGAAGGAATCAATGCGAAATATGAGAACTGAAGATATTCCTCATATGAAAAAACATGGTTTTGTGCAAGATCTTGATAGTGAACGAACTTCTAGAGTCTCGTTAAATGTGGAGGAAAGCAAAGTGGAAGTGTCTATCACTGAGAATCTAGCACTTGGAACATCTGGTAATTAA
- the LOC126618687 gene encoding uncharacterized protein LOC126618687 isoform X1 codes for MADRNLALVKPVWMKQAEEARSKSEAEKAAAAKAAFEATFKDVDKNREKEVVAGSDSESEEAEDLANKPIGPVDPAKCTAAGAGIAGGTACAPSSFMVVTKDSDGRKVPNGGVQIKVKVVPGVGVGGSEQEGMVKDMGDGTYTVTYVVPKRGNYMVSVECSGKPIMGSPFPVFFSAGSSAGGLLGLAPPSTFPNLVNQTMPNMPNYSASVSGAFPGLLGMIPGIVPGASGGAILPGIGASLGEVCRDYLSGRCAKIDCKLNHPPHNLLMTALAATTSMGNVSQVPMAPSAAAMAAAQAIVAAQALQAHAAQVQAQAQSNKDSSGSLDKAGKADVLKKTVQVSNLSPLLTVEQLKELFSYCGTVVECTIADSKHFAYIEYSKPEEATAALQLNNMDVGGRPMNVEMAKSLPQQPAAMNSSMASSSLPMVMQQAVAMQQMQFQQALLMQQTMTAQQAANRAATMKTATELAAARAAEISKKFKADGVEIEEKETKEKSRSPSPSRARSKSRSRSPINYRRRRKSPSYSPPYRYPRDRRSRSPLRSRHYSSYDNERRLYRDIRNDGDRTRRRDSDRSHDHHFSMSRRNRSRSVSPRTRKTRVDSVSPKHRRESSPRRTRAASRSPGHHTGSKSSPRKRSRSKSSEGKHHLSDKKDDTHYEKEKHGERRRSRSVSTEGKGHRRRLSPRSPDEKKSRQRRRSRSKSVEVKYRSNEKSDETRDEKLKRRSRRRSRSKSLEDKHHSDEKTNEIDEKSKYRDRRRSRSKSVEGKHHLKELGEGRDKRSKHCDRRRSRSVSVEPKHDRRRGSSPRSLDDNKVKHRRRSRSKSAEGKHRSNDRAYKSRDEKEKSHRRRRSGSTSVEPKRHRGSMLSPRSTDGKKSKHRRRRSRSESSEGKHPASCGRDENGGDGKKSKHRRRRSRSESSEGKHPASCGRDENGGDKSEYHEDGNEKPSSVVKDSTKKIDDGVVISAEEDLDSKESMRNMRTEDIPHMKKHGFVQDLDSERTSRVSLNVEESKVEVSITENLALGTSGQENQIGCEKLTDADDVCRTDSGKDYITVKAQKRNSLIPDADNADMFSDDTIAEENL; via the exons ATGGCTGATCGAAATCTTGCACTTGTTAAGCCAGTATGGATGAAGCAAGCCGAAGAGGCGAGGAGCAAGAGCGAGGCTGAGAAAGCCGCAGCGGCAAAAGCTGCTTTTGAAGCCACATTCAAAGATGTGGATAAGAATCGAGAGAAAGAAGTGGTGGCTGGATCAGATAGTGAATCTGAAGAAGCTGAGGACTTGGCGAACAAGCCCATTGGGCCGGTGGACCCGGCAAAGTGCACTGCAGCCGGGGCTGGGATCGCGGGTGGTACAGCATGTGCGCCGTCTTCGTTTATGGTAGTGACTAAAGACTCTGATGGAAGGAAGGTTCCAAATGGTGGGGTGCAGATTAAGGTGAAAGTTGTGCCTGGTGTGGGAGTTGGGGGATCAGAGCAAGAAGGGATGGTGAAGGATATGGGTGATGGGACGTACACAGTTACTTATGTGGTGCCAAAACGAGGGAATTATATGGTGAGTGTGGAGTGCAGTGGTAAACCCATCATGGGTAGCCCATTCCCAGTGTTCTTCAGTGCAG GTTCTAGTGCTGGAGGACTGCTGGGATTGGCTCCGCCGTCCACATTTCCCAATCTAGTTAACCAAACCATGCCTAACATGCCAAATTATTCAGCTTCTGTTTCAGGGGCATTCCCTGGACTGTTGGGAATGATTCCAGGCATTGTTCCTGGTGCTTCAGGAGGGGCTATATTGCCAGGAATTGGAGCATCTCTTGGGGAAGTTTGTAGAGACTACCTTAGTGGTAGGTGCGCCAAAATTGATTGTAAGCTGAACCACCCGCCTCACAATCTGCTAATGACTGCGTTAGCTGCAACCACCTCTATGGGAAATGTTAGCCAAGTGCCTATGGCACCTTCTGCAGCTGCAATGGCTGCTGCTCAGGCAATTGTTGCTGCCCAGGCTCTTCAAGCCCATGCTGCTCAGGTGCAAGCACAAGCTCAGTCAAACAAAGACTCTTCTG GTTCACTTGACAAAGCTGGGAAGGCTGATGTGCTGAAGAAGACGGTTCAAGTTAGCAATCTTAGCCCACTTCTCACTGTGGAACAGCTGAAAGAACTTTTTAGCTATTGTGGCACTGTTGTAGAATGTACCATCGCTGACTCAAAGCATTTTGCATATATAGAATACTCAAAACCTGAAGAAGCAACTGCTGCTTTGCAATTGAATAATATGGATGTTGGAGGCCGTCCTATGAATGTTGAGATGGCAAAATCACTTCCTCAGCAACCAGCTGCTATGAATTCCTCAATGGCTTCATCATCTCTTCCTATGGTGATGCAGCAAGCTGTTGCCATGCAACAGATGCAATTCCAGCAGGCTTTGCTTATGCAACAAACTATGACCGCCCAACAGGCAGCCAACCGAGCTGCAACCATGAAGACAGCAACAGAGTTAGCTGCTGCCAGAGCAGCAGAAAtaagtaagaaatttaaagctGATGGAGTAGAAATTGAAGAGAAGGAAACAAAAGAGAAATCTAG GTCTCCATCACCATCTCGTGCAAGGTCAAAATCCAGATCCAGATCACCTATAAATTATCGCCGAAGGCGGAAGTCTCCTTCTTACTCTCCTCCATATCGCTATCCAAGAGATCGTAGATCCAGATCCCCTTTGAGATCACGCCACTATTCAAGCTATGATAATGAACGCAGGCTATATAGAGACATTAGGAATGATGGTGACAGAACTAGAAGGCGGGATTCAGATAGATCACATGATCATCATTTTTCTATGTCACGGAGAAATAGGAGTAGGAGTGTTAGTCCTAGAACAAGAAAAACACGAGTTGATTCGGTGTCACCCAAACATCGACGAGAAAGTTCTCCACGTAGAACTCGAGCTGCGTCTAGATCACCTGGTCATCATACAGGAAGTAAGTCTTCTCCAAGAAAACGCTCAAGGTCAAAGTCTTCAGAAGGAAAACATCACTTAAGTGACAAAAAAGATGACACCCactatgaaaaagaaaaacatggaGAAAGAAGGCGATCAAGGTCAGTGTCTACTGAAGGTAAGGGACATAGAAGACGGTTATCACCAAGAAGTCCGGATGAAAAAAAATCCAGACAGAGAAGGCGGTCTAGGTCAAAATCTGTGGAAGTCAAGTACCGCTCTAATGAGAAATCGGACGAAACAagagatgaaaaattaaaacgTCGTAGTAGAAGGCGGTCCAGGTCAAAATCTTTGGAAGATAAGCACCACTCTGATGAGAAAACAAATGAAATAGATGAAAAATCAAAGTATCGTGATAGAAGACGTTCTAGATCAAAATCTGTGGAAGGGAAGCATCACTTGAAGGAGTTGGGCGAAGGTAGGGATAAAAGATCAAAGCATTGTGATAGAAGGCGATCCCGGTCAGTATCTGTGGAGCCTAAGCACGACAGAAGACGTGGGTCATCCCCAAGAAGCTTGGATGACAATAAAGTGAAGCACAGAAGGCGGTCAAGGTCAAAGTCTGCTGAAGGGAAGCATCGCTCCAATGATAGGGCATATAAAAGTAGAgacgaaaaagaaaagagtcATAGGAGAAGACGGTCCGGGTCTACATCTGTGGAACCTAAGCGTCATAGAGGAAGTATGTTATCCCCAAGAAGTACGGATGGAAAGAAATCAAAACACAGAAGAAGGCGCTCTAGGTCAGAATCTTCTGAAGGCAAGCATCCAGCTAGTTGTGGAAGGGATGAGAATGGTGGTGATGGAAAGAAATCAAAACACAGAAGAAGGCGCTCTAGGTCAGAATCTTCTGAAGGCAAGCATCCAGCTAGTTGTGGAAGGGATGAGAATGGTGGTGACAAATCAGAGTATCATGAAGATGGCAATGAGAAACCAAGTTCGGTGGTGAAAGATTCAACAAAGAAAATTGATGATGGGGTGGTTATTTCAGCGGAAGAGGACTTGGACTCGAAGGAATCAATGCGAAATATGAGAACTGAAGATATTCCTCATATGAAAAAACATGGTTTTGTGCAAGATCTTGATAGTGAACGAACTTCTAGAGTCTCGTTAAATGTGGAGGAAAGCAAAGTGGAAGTGTCTATCACTGAGAATCTAGCACTTGGAACATCTG GACAGGAAAATCAAATTGGTTGTGAAAAGTTAACTGATGCAGATGATGTTTGCAGAACTGACTCCGGAAAGGATTACATCACAGTGAAGGCTCAGAAGAGAAACTCCCTGATACCTGATGCAGATAACGCAGATATGTTTTCTGATGACACCATTGCAGAAGAGAACTTGTGA